In Mytilus galloprovincialis chromosome 1, xbMytGall1.hap1.1, whole genome shotgun sequence, the following are encoded in one genomic region:
- the LOC143085632 gene encoding uncharacterized protein LOC143085632 — MQEKVDMQDMCNVDLAEKEGPIVLSSVNNRLVQQISIDIPKDTFYGSSVPIHDTYPYYMPSHPARQSAGLLMNQNSVHPMLQTNKKLPSPIHVSPPQMYIVQGTVSDQDSHRSYEYDATDINSEGSSNGYEINSQWSSNGSEINNQRSPESERELDSSDSSDNLIIKDKIPIHILSASSKSCRSTDNGKQKRNRTNYTNRQIQELERMFLGNQYPDHGALELLCRDLGIPETRLKIWFQNKRAKSRRQGKEKPQTTMPQTVMPQTTMPQMGLNEMLPPYHPMLYGSPAHLIQHPLFQPRHPMGMDSHRTILENPPIRNDLHLTISQQGDLPSSQTLSTSMQPTLLSASLQNLETSEKAEKKFTPPLQQFSYPFGLCPPYYGY, encoded by the exons ATGCAGGAAAAG GTCGACATGCAAGATATGTGTAACGTTGATCTTGCCGAGAAGGAGGGACCAATAGTTTTGTCATCAGTAAACAATAGACTGGTACAACAGATAAGTATCGATATACCCAAAGACACGTTCTATGGAAGCTCCGTTCCAATACACGATACATATCCTTACTATATGCCATCACATCCTGCACGACAGAGCGCAGGTCTTCTGATGAACCAAAACTCCGTACACCCGATGTTACAGACTAATAAGAAGTTACCATCACCGATTCATGTGTCCCCTCCTCAGATGTATATTGTACAAGGAACAGTATCGGACCAAGACTCGCATAGATCGTATGAATATG ATGCAACTGACATCAACAGTGAGGGATCATCAAATGGATATGAAATCAATAGCCAGTGGTCGTCAAACGGATCCGAAATCAACAACCAGAGGTCCCCGGAGAGTGAAAGAGAACTAGATTCTTCTGATTCTTCTGATAACTTAATTATCAAAGACAAAATACCAATCCATATTTTATCGGCAAGTTCTAAAAGTTGCCGGTCCACAGACAATGGGAAACAGAAGAGAAACAGGACGAATTACACAAACCGCCAAATACAGGAACTAGAGAGGATGTTCTTAGGAAATCAATATCCCGATCATGGAGCACTAGAATTACTGTGCAGAGATTTAGGCATACCAGAAACTAGGCTAAAG atTTGGTTCCAGAACAAGAGGGCTAAAAGTCGACGACAAGGTAAAGAAAAGCCACAGACAACAATGCCACAGACGGTGATGCCACAGACGACGATGCCACAGATGGGATTAAATGAAATGCTGCCACCCTATCACCCTATGTTATACGGGTCACCTGCTCATCTTATTCAACATCCGCTTTTCCAGCCAAGACATCCTATGGGAATGGATTCCCATAGAACTATTTTAGAAAATCCACCAATCAGGAATGACCTGCATCTAACCATCAGTCAACAAGGAGATCTTCCAAGTTCACAAACTTTATCAACGTCAATGCAACCGACATTGTTATCAGCAAGTTTGCAGAATTTAGAGACTTCAGAAAAAGCGGAGAAAAAGTTTACGCCACCCTTACAGCAATTCTCCTACCCGTTCGGATTGTGTCCGCCATATTATGGCTATTAA